The Spirosoma foliorum genome has a window encoding:
- the pucL gene encoding factor-independent urate hydroxylase, with the protein MKISLKKNAYGKNAVNLSKIIRHPNYHEFRQISVAISLEGDFETAHTLGDNSKILPTDTQKNTVYALAKEHFVDSIENFGLYLANYFIITNPQVSQATVHIIEHPWTRMAFDGEPHHHAYVGGGSEKHTTTIVQTTDGVSITSGIKDLLILKTTDSGFEGYIKDQYTTLKETADRIFATQCEANWVYTSTELDFTALFSALRETLLKTFAHHKSLSVQQTLLAMGSAILEGTQEVSEISLIMPNKHHIPFNLDQFGMDNKNEIFIATDEPYGYITGTVTRE; encoded by the coding sequence ATGAAGATCAGCTTGAAAAAAAATGCATACGGCAAGAATGCAGTGAATCTGTCAAAAATCATTCGGCACCCTAATTACCACGAATTCAGACAGATATCGGTTGCTATTTCGCTGGAAGGAGACTTCGAAACCGCACATACGTTGGGCGACAATTCCAAAATATTACCGACCGATACGCAGAAAAACACAGTATATGCATTGGCAAAAGAGCATTTTGTCGATTCAATCGAGAACTTCGGATTGTATTTAGCCAATTATTTTATCATCACTAATCCGCAAGTTTCGCAGGCAACCGTTCACATTATCGAACACCCCTGGACGCGCATGGCCTTCGATGGCGAACCACATCATCATGCTTATGTAGGTGGTGGCTCCGAAAAACACACCACTACGATTGTACAAACGACCGATGGCGTCAGTATAACTTCAGGCATCAAAGACCTGTTGATTTTAAAAACAACTGACTCGGGTTTTGAAGGCTACATCAAAGACCAATACACCACTCTGAAAGAAACGGCGGATCGCATCTTCGCCACCCAATGTGAAGCGAACTGGGTGTACACATCTACAGAACTTGACTTCACGGCTCTTTTTAGCGCTTTACGCGAAACGCTGCTGAAAACTTTTGCCCACCACAAAAGTCTATCAGTTCAACAAACGCTGCTGGCAATGGGCTCGGCGATACTGGAAGGAACGCAGGAAGTAAGCGAGATTAGCCTGATTATGCCCAACAAACACCACATTCCATTCAATCTGGATCAGTTTGGTATGGACAATAAGAATGAGATTTTCATCGCCACTGACGAGCCTTATGGCTATATAACAGGGACGGTGACGAGGGAGTAA
- the ribA gene encoding GTP cyclohydrolase II → MIVKLAEGNLKTKFGEYREVLFYNGQKEAIALLMGDVAGAENVLCRVHSSCLFGHAFNSIECDCREQMEISQQLIQQEGKGIVIWLDQEGKGNGHFALLKSVEYKRLGLAPADAYEAVGFKRDARDYTIAADILNELGVKSIRMLTNNPRKVEPLTKHGVEVVGIRSTEL, encoded by the coding sequence ATGATTGTTAAACTTGCAGAGGGAAACCTGAAAACTAAATTCGGAGAATACCGTGAAGTTCTTTTTTATAATGGCCAGAAAGAAGCGATTGCCTTGCTGATGGGCGATGTAGCCGGGGCCGAGAACGTATTATGCAGGGTTCACTCGTCCTGTTTATTTGGCCATGCTTTTAACAGCATTGAATGCGATTGTCGGGAGCAGATGGAGATTTCGCAGCAACTCATTCAGCAGGAAGGCAAAGGCATTGTGATCTGGCTGGATCAGGAAGGGAAAGGGAATGGTCATTTCGCTTTGTTGAAAAGCGTTGAATACAAGCGACTTGGCTTGGCGCCAGCGGATGCCTACGAAGCGGTTGGCTTTAAACGAGATGCCCGAGACTACACAATAGCTGCCGATATATTAAATGAGTTAGGGGTGAAGTCAATCCGAATGTTAACCAACAACCCTCGCAAAGTGGAGCCACTGACAAAGCATGGTGTTGAGGTAGTTGGGATCAGATCAACTGAATTGTAA
- a CDS encoding SIR2 family NAD-dependent protein deacylase: MKKIVVLSGAGISAESGIPTFRASDGLWENHRIEDVATPEAWHRNPALVQDFYNQRRKQALSVKPNAGHLALVKLEEKYDVTVITQNVDNLHEKAGSSKVVHLHGELFKSRSTIDESLIYDIEGWEIKQGDLCKKGSQLRPHIVWFGEAVPMMDVAVDITQEADIFIVVGTSLNVYPAAGLVYAVQSGVPIYVVDPNIPTMQKRPNVTFIAEPATIGLTELADRLLAEADAE, translated from the coding sequence ATGAAAAAAATCGTTGTTTTATCCGGTGCAGGCATTAGTGCCGAAAGTGGAATTCCGACTTTTCGGGCTTCGGATGGCCTTTGGGAAAACCACCGTATTGAGGATGTGGCCACGCCCGAAGCCTGGCATCGTAATCCGGCTTTGGTTCAGGATTTTTATAATCAGCGTCGGAAACAGGCGCTCAGCGTGAAACCTAATGCTGGGCATCTGGCTTTGGTGAAATTAGAGGAAAAGTATGACGTAACGGTCATTACACAGAATGTCGATAATCTCCACGAAAAAGCGGGGTCATCGAAGGTAGTTCATTTGCACGGTGAACTGTTTAAGTCACGCTCAACCATCGATGAGTCATTGATTTATGATATAGAAGGTTGGGAAATTAAACAGGGGGATCTTTGTAAAAAAGGCTCCCAACTTCGTCCACACATTGTTTGGTTTGGCGAAGCAGTACCCATGATGGATGTTGCGGTAGATATCACTCAGGAGGCCGATATTTTTATCGTTGTAGGTACTTCGCTGAATGTGTACCCGGCAGCAGGGTTGGTTTATGCTGTTCAGTCGGGCGTTCCAATTTACGTGGTTGACCCTAACATCCCAACCATGCAGAAACGCCCGAACGTAACCTTCATCGCCGAACCCGCCACCATTGGCCTGACCGAACTGGCCGATCGGTTATTGGCAGAGGCCGACGCTGAATAA